The Pelagibacterium halotolerans B2 nucleotide sequence CTCCTGAGCCCACACCGGCACCAGAACCGCGGCATAGGCCTGATCGAGCAGATTGGTCACAGCCACCATCACAGCGATCCCCACCAGCACCGCATCGCCGCGCAAGAAGGCAAATCCTTCCCTAAGCTCGCTGCCATAGCTGGTCTTTGCCGCCGGCTCCTCCGCCTCGGCCTTTTCCCGCGTTCCCGGCCGGACGCCAAGCAAGAGGATCGCCGCCGCAAAACCCAGCGTCACGGCATTGAACGTGAGCGCCATGGCCGGCCCGACCAGCGCCACCAACGCCCCTGCAGCGCCCGCCCCCACCGTCGAAGCCAGCCGCTCGATCGTGCCCACAACGCCGGTCACCCGCTCGAGCGGCAGGTTTCCCCGGCGCGCCACCAGCGGCACCAATGCGTGCTTGGCGGCATCGGCCGGTCCCTGCAACAGCCCCACCAGCGCAACGAGCGGAAACAGCAAAGGCACGCTGAGCAGATCGAGCGCGGAAAGAAGCGGTATAGCGCCCACCGCAAACAGCCCGAAAAAATCTCCAAGCACCGAAACCCGTCGCGGCCCGATCCTGTCGATCAGCGGCCCGCCCAGCGCCTTGGCCAGCACATAGGGCGCCATTTCGGCAAACACCACCAGCCCGGTCAGCAAAGGATCGCCCGTCACCGTCAGCACCAG carries:
- a CDS encoding MFS transporter translates to MNGRRDFVALVVAQIFSISGTRLSVIAIPWLVLTVTGDPLLTGLVVFAEMAPYVLAKALGGPLIDRIGPRRVSVLGDFFGLFAVGAIPLLSALDLLSVPLLFPLVALVGLLQGPADAAKHALVPLVARRGNLPLERVTGVVGTIERLASTVGAGAAGALVALVGPAMALTFNAVTLGFAAAILLLGVRPGTREKAEAEEPAAKTSYGSELREGFAFLRGDAVLVGIAVMVAVTNLLDQAYAAVLVPVWAQEGGRGAETLGLIFAVMSGFSVLGAMVATALGEKMPRLPVYVGAFMIISLPRFAVFAFDAPLAGILATLAVGGFASGFLNPILSAVILERIPENLVGRVSSLVTASAWALMPFGGIFGGALIAGLGLSAALLVAGVCYLAMTLMPLVFKSFRGFSERKGVSGANA